The DNA window GTGCCGTTGCCATTGTTTTTATAGAGAATGCATTTGCCGTAAGCGGTGACCAGTAAATCTTCCCAACCATCATTGTTGTAATCGCCGACGGTTGCGCCCATTCCGAAAGTGCCGCCCGCGACTCCGGCTTTTTCGGTGACATCGCTAAATGTGCCGTCACGATTATTTTTATAGAGCGCATTGCGAACCGGTTTTGTCGGTTTGAAAAAATCGCACGCGCCGTAATTGACGAGGTACAAATCCATCCACCCGTCATTGTCATAATCCAAAAAAGCGCAACCCGGACCCAGGGTTTCCGGCAGGTAACGTTCAGGCGACATGGCGTTATCGTGTACCCAGTTGATGCCGCTTGCCTGCGCCGTAATCTCTTCAAAGATTGGCTCGCTTGCCGCGCCATTTTGCCAGGCAAAAGCGAGTTGGGTTCCGGCAAAACTGAACAACATCAGTAGCGCAATGGATTTGAAAAAGCGCGTTGGTGAACTGTTAAGAGAACGAGGTTGGGTCATGAAAAAACAACTTCTCCCAAGTTTGATGAATGTGTCGGAACCGTTGATGATGAATTAAGATTGACCGTGTCGGCAGCCTGCGCTTTAAAGCGCGCGATATTTCGCGCCTTTTTATAACCAGGCGACCAACTGAAAATTTAACTGAGCGGCAAGCCTACTTGTCTGGCTTGCGAAGCCGAATCGCGTGCGCCCCAGCGCCTGTGAATGCGTCCATCTTTCAAGATGAACCATTCCATCGCGACGATTTCATAAGCTTTTCCGGTTGGCTGGTTGCCACGAAACGCCTGATTGAAGGTGCCGCGTTCCGTATAACGCGCCGCAACCGTATCACCTTCGCCAATTATTGCATCAACCTGCAATTGAATATTGAATGCCGCGTGCAACTCTTGCCAAATCGGTACGACAACGTCCATGCCGCCCCAACCGAGCACGCCCTGCACTTCGGCGTCTTCCGAAAACAACTCGCGAAGCCGGTTCATATCGCCGCGATTGAACGCTTCGACATAATCGAGAACAATTTTTTTATTGGCTTCGGACATCGGTTTTAATCAAAGCCGTGAAACTGATTTACAAAATTCAAAAATCATTAAGGCTTGGGTTTTTCTTTGGGTTTCTTTTCCGAGTCGGCGCTGATACCGCCGACAGCTTGTGCGCCTTCGCGCCGGGTGCGTTTTTCTTTATCGAGTTTAACGAACATGGCGCGCTCGCGCGCGGCATCATCTTTGCGACCGGCGCGGGCGTAAGCGCGGGCGAGCGCAAAGCGCATTTCGGGGCTTTCCGGCGCAAGTTTTACACCGCTTTCCAATTCTTTAATGGCTTCGTCAATCTGCCCCAGATCAGTCAGTACACGACCGAGCGCATTGCGCGTCGCAAACAAATTGGGCGCGATTTTTACAGATTGCTCGGCATATGGTTTTGCCGCTTCGGCGTCGTTACGTTTCAAATATTCAAAAGCGATTTGCAATAACGCGGGAATATGTGCCGGTGAGATTTTCAATTCCCGCTTAAATTCTTCAAGCGCCTGGTCGGGGCTTTCAATCAACAGGTGCGCCCCATAAGCGTAATGCACGTTGGGCGCGTCTGGGTAACGCGCTAAGAGTTCCTGAAACGCGCCTTGCGCTTCACCGACGCGGCGCGCTGCCATAAAAAATGCGGCGCGTCCGGCAAGCAAAATGATTTCGCGTTTATC is part of the Acidobacteriota bacterium genome and encodes:
- a CDS encoding ester cyclase — translated: MSEANKKIVLDYVEAFNRGDMNRLRELFSEDAEVQGVLGWGGMDVVVPIWQELHAAFNIQLQVDAIIGEGDTVAARYTERGTFNQAFRGNQPTGKAYEIVAMEWFILKDGRIHRRWGARDSASQARQVGLPLS